In Streptomyces sp. NBC_00448, the following are encoded in one genomic region:
- a CDS encoding CBM35 domain-containing protein, whose protein sequence is MTGFSRRVFLRATGVGSAALALPLAGAVGRASASSAAPSRPTVLRGTVNASGTWEVTASVLGWTFSGSLGSAATGIATRSGADALGGYTETTFTFRAGARKGGIRVYDGASAVVFTDTYVTAAANAGPFPTFTGYPRLAHRLSHRDCFGRAQFNTFEGASDSPWVFFDDAGDTFVVSAANHFQEAQTSQGADGSIAAGVLGSIATLPAGYSRQTVLSVKAGVGAAYRAWGSAVRTLAGKSVPASDTGVVLSTLGYWTDNGADYYYTFDQAKGYTGTLLAVRDEWAAQNIPMGYMQLDSWWYPKGPDGKWDDLPDGTSLYEADQELFPDGLAAFQQELGMPLVTHARWMDQSSPYHGQYRFSDNVVIDPAYWQSIMAYLREGGVVVYEQDWLCNNAKPAENLTDADAFFDNMAHQAAGNGMDLQYCMALPRDYLQSVRYQNLTTIRVSDDRFDRPKWDEFLYDSQFAGALGIWPWADVFLSGEIDNLLLANLSAGPVGVGDALGKVDAGHLRQVARADGIIVKPDTPIVPTDATYVAEAAGKLPPMVAATHVQHAGGLGYGYVFAYARQTPTPQQLYQAEDATLSGAVVGSDEDGYTGTGYADYQNAGGDYVQWTVQAATAGTHTLQFRYANASFTDRPLAISVNGGASQALSFPSTEWWTNWTVVGLTVTLAKGANTVRATATGAGGGNIDWLGVTPGTIPTGPVQTASFTLAELGISTAAYAYDYYAGTGALISAGGKVSSTVTSGTYWVVAPVGRSGIAFLGDAGKFVAHGDKRIQHLSDDGSVHTTVAFAAGEGPVTLHGHASRKPTATATTGSVGTVTYTASTGIFTVTVTAGAGNQAVVTLAP, encoded by the coding sequence ATGACCGGTTTCAGTCGTCGCGTCTTCCTCAGGGCCACCGGTGTCGGCTCCGCCGCGCTGGCCCTTCCCCTGGCGGGAGCGGTCGGGCGGGCGAGCGCGAGCAGCGCGGCACCGTCGAGGCCGACGGTGCTGCGCGGAACCGTGAACGCGTCCGGCACGTGGGAGGTGACGGCGAGCGTGCTGGGGTGGACGTTCAGTGGTTCGCTCGGCTCGGCGGCGACCGGGATCGCCACCCGCTCGGGTGCGGACGCGCTGGGCGGCTACACGGAGACGACGTTCACGTTCCGCGCGGGTGCGCGGAAGGGCGGTATCCGGGTCTACGACGGTGCGTCGGCGGTGGTCTTCACGGACACCTACGTGACGGCCGCGGCGAACGCGGGGCCGTTTCCGACGTTCACCGGATACCCGCGGCTGGCCCACCGGTTGAGCCACCGTGACTGCTTCGGGCGGGCGCAGTTCAACACGTTCGAGGGCGCGTCGGACAGTCCCTGGGTGTTCTTCGACGACGCGGGCGACACGTTCGTGGTCTCGGCCGCGAACCACTTCCAGGAGGCGCAGACCTCGCAGGGTGCGGACGGGTCGATCGCGGCGGGGGTGCTCGGCTCGATCGCGACGCTGCCGGCCGGGTACTCGCGGCAGACGGTCCTGTCGGTGAAGGCGGGGGTGGGGGCGGCGTACCGCGCGTGGGGCTCCGCGGTGCGGACCCTCGCGGGCAAGTCCGTGCCGGCCAGTGACACCGGGGTCGTGCTGAGCACGCTGGGGTACTGGACGGACAACGGCGCGGACTACTACTACACGTTCGACCAGGCCAAGGGGTACACGGGCACGCTGCTGGCGGTGCGGGACGAGTGGGCGGCGCAGAACATCCCGATGGGCTACATGCAGTTGGACAGCTGGTGGTATCCCAAGGGCCCGGACGGGAAGTGGGACGACCTGCCGGACGGCACGTCGCTGTACGAGGCGGACCAGGAGCTGTTCCCGGACGGATTGGCCGCGTTCCAGCAGGAGTTGGGGATGCCGTTGGTGACGCACGCGCGGTGGATGGACCAGTCCAGCCCGTACCACGGCCAGTACCGGTTCTCCGACAACGTCGTCATCGATCCGGCGTACTGGCAGAGCATCATGGCCTACCTGCGGGAGGGAGGAGTGGTCGTCTACGAGCAGGACTGGCTGTGCAACAACGCCAAGCCCGCGGAGAACCTCACCGACGCCGACGCCTTCTTCGACAACATGGCGCATCAGGCGGCCGGCAACGGGATGGACCTGCAGTACTGCATGGCGCTGCCGCGCGACTACCTGCAGAGCGTCCGCTACCAGAACCTGACCACGATCCGGGTGTCGGACGACCGGTTCGACCGGCCGAAGTGGGACGAGTTCCTGTACGACTCGCAGTTCGCGGGGGCGCTGGGGATCTGGCCGTGGGCGGATGTCTTCCTCAGCGGGGAGATCGACAACCTGCTGCTGGCGAACCTGTCGGCCGGGCCGGTCGGTGTCGGCGACGCGCTGGGCAAGGTCGACGCCGGCCACCTGCGCCAGGTCGCCCGCGCGGACGGGATCATCGTCAAGCCCGACACGCCGATCGTGCCCACCGACGCCACCTACGTCGCCGAAGCGGCCGGGAAACTCCCCCCGATGGTCGCGGCGACCCACGTCCAGCACGCCGGCGGCCTGGGCTACGGATACGTCTTCGCCTACGCCCGCCAGACCCCCACCCCCCAACAGCTCTACCAGGCCGAGGACGCCACGCTGTCGGGAGCGGTCGTCGGCAGCGACGAGGACGGCTACACCGGCACCGGCTACGCCGACTACCAGAACGCCGGCGGCGACTACGTCCAGTGGACCGTCCAGGCCGCCACGGCCGGCACCCACACCCTCCAATTCCGCTACGCCAACGCCTCGTTCACCGACCGCCCGCTGGCGATCAGCGTCAACGGGGGTGCGTCGCAGGCGCTGTCGTTCCCCTCGACGGAGTGGTGGACGAACTGGACCGTGGTCGGGCTGACCGTGACCCTGGCCAAGGGCGCCAACACCGTACGGGCGACCGCGACCGGCGCCGGCGGCGGGAACATCGACTGGCTCGGCGTCACCCCCGGCACGATCCCCACCGGCCCCGTCCAGACCGCGTCCTTCACCCTCGCCGAACTCGGCATCTCCACGGCCGCGTACGCCTACGACTACTACGCCGGCACCGGCGCGCTCATCTCCGCGGGCGGCAAGGTGAGTTCCACGGTGACCAGCGGAACGTACTGGGTGGTGGCCCCGGTCGGCCGTTCCGGGATCGCGTTCCTGGGCGACGCGGGGAAGTTCGTCGCGCACGGCGACAAGCGCATCCAGCACCTGAGCGACGACGGAAGCGTCCACACCACGGTCGCCTTCGCCGCGGGCGAGGGGCCGGTCACCCTGCACGGCCACGCGTCCCGCAAGCCCACCGCCACCGCCACGACCGGAAGCGTCGGTACCGTCACCTACACCGCGTCTACCGGCATCTTCACGGTCACCGTCACCGCGGGCGCGGGCAACCAGGCCGTCGTCACCCTCGCCCCCTGA
- a CDS encoding glycoside hydrolase family 16 protein, whose product MRSPLRTLTTRALAFALLGTGLIPLTVAGGATPATAADPLPVSDPTGSGNWVYSPAYSDDFGATSVDTSKWQPMPLTYSDVWRWDASDIAESGGNLSLNSEYAPNDSFNETPSGWQTVSADSWSPLADYVTTTQHRSGSSALVHYNYWSYDVTTQQKVSSLADGTYTFSAWVWTGGANDQTQSLVANNCGSTNTATSLSIPKSNGAYTLYTLSGIKVTGGSCSVGLKSASNEKGWTRLDDASFTADGGGTNLLTDPGFETRVNTPYQSGGVISLDTIKYGYVEASIKASATAFPGTCPAFWLEHIDPVWGNEIDIEEIGQSTSSPKWVSMTDHNWKSPTSTTLTSHTGDYTAGSSLNGSFHTYGLEWGPGYLKFYVDGVLARTYDNTDYNQTGMNIILSQGIRSPYNSSPTATGFPATSQIGYVHVWKKADMEVDDADMVRGATATPQVPGDGQGEDLFRYGGTWAQNSDSAAYTSTTHTSSSAGATSTFEFYGTGASLVGATGPAQGQAKVSIDGGTPVGIDEYSATAAAQHTVFSSTGLTAGHHTLTLTVSGTSQSASAGTAVSVDAAHVLN is encoded by the coding sequence ATGAGATCACCGCTGCGCACCCTCACCACGCGCGCCCTCGCCTTCGCGCTGCTCGGCACCGGCCTCATACCCCTCACCGTCGCCGGCGGGGCCACGCCCGCCACCGCCGCCGACCCGCTGCCCGTCTCCGACCCGACCGGGTCCGGCAACTGGGTCTACTCACCGGCCTACTCCGACGACTTCGGCGCGACCAGCGTGGACACCTCCAAGTGGCAGCCGATGCCGCTCACCTACAGCGACGTGTGGCGCTGGGACGCCAGTGACATCGCCGAGTCCGGCGGCAACCTCTCGCTCAACTCCGAGTACGCGCCGAACGACTCCTTCAACGAGACGCCCTCCGGCTGGCAGACCGTCAGCGCCGACTCGTGGTCGCCGCTCGCCGACTACGTCACCACCACCCAGCACCGCTCGGGCTCCTCGGCGCTGGTGCACTACAACTACTGGAGCTACGACGTCACCACCCAGCAGAAGGTGAGCAGCCTCGCCGACGGCACCTACACCTTCTCGGCCTGGGTGTGGACCGGCGGGGCGAACGACCAGACCCAGTCCCTGGTCGCCAACAACTGCGGCTCCACCAACACCGCGACCTCGTTGTCCATCCCCAAGTCCAACGGCGCGTACACGCTCTACACCCTCAGCGGCATCAAGGTGACCGGCGGATCGTGCAGCGTCGGGCTCAAGAGCGCCTCCAACGAGAAGGGTTGGACCCGGCTCGACGACGCGAGCTTCACCGCGGACGGCGGCGGCACCAACCTGCTCACCGACCCCGGCTTCGAGACCCGGGTGAACACCCCCTACCAGTCGGGCGGGGTGATCAGCCTCGACACGATCAAGTACGGCTACGTGGAGGCGAGCATCAAGGCGTCCGCCACGGCGTTCCCCGGCACCTGCCCGGCGTTCTGGCTGGAGCACATCGACCCGGTCTGGGGCAACGAGATCGACATCGAGGAGATCGGCCAGAGCACCAGCTCGCCGAAGTGGGTCAGCATGACCGACCACAACTGGAAGTCGCCGACCTCCACGACGCTGACCAGCCACACCGGTGACTACACCGCCGGCAGCAGCCTCAACGGCTCCTTCCACACCTACGGCCTGGAGTGGGGGCCGGGCTACCTCAAGTTCTACGTCGACGGGGTGCTCGCCCGCACGTACGACAACACCGACTACAACCAGACCGGCATGAACATCATCCTGTCCCAGGGCATCCGCTCGCCGTACAACTCCAGCCCCACGGCGACCGGGTTCCCCGCCACCAGCCAGATCGGCTACGTGCACGTGTGGAAGAAGGCGGACATGGAGGTGGACGACGCCGACATGGTCCGCGGCGCCACCGCCACCCCGCAGGTGCCCGGCGACGGCCAGGGTGAGGACCTCTTCCGCTACGGCGGGACGTGGGCGCAGAACAGCGACAGTGCGGCCTACACCTCCACCACCCACACCTCCTCCTCGGCCGGGGCGACCTCGACCTTCGAGTTCTACGGCACCGGCGCCTCGCTGGTCGGGGCCACCGGCCCCGCGCAGGGGCAGGCCAAGGTCTCCATCGACGGCGGAACTCCCGTCGGCATCGACGAGTACTCCGCCACCGCCGCGGCGCAGCACACCGTCTTCAGCAGCACCGGCCTGACCGCCGGGCACCACACGCTGACCCTCACGGTCAGCGGCACCTCCCAGTCGGCCTCGGCCGGGACCGCGGTCAGCGTCGACGCGGCGCACGTGCTCAACTGA
- a CDS encoding carbohydrate ABC transporter permease: MTPREPARTRSSRSRPSRTFPALIGSTVTTAVRAATWIIAGFSIFVVLWILLASLKTTNEIFSNPLSLPHTWRWGNFADAWQESNFGVALVNTVGLVTATALGTVLFAAPAAYALARFKVRGTRAISLGFALGLGVPAQMVVLPLYAAMNQAGLVDSFLGLWLIYVGTSLPFAVFFLTSFFASLPRELEEAASLDGASPLRTFRSIMFPLARSGIVTLLILNVVAHWSETTFALVFLQSSINDTLPLALIQFMQRLQYTGADWGQLFAGIVIVLLPLLLIYIWLGRRIIEGLTLGAGK, encoded by the coding sequence GTGACACCCCGCGAGCCCGCCCGCACCCGCTCCTCCCGCTCCCGCCCTTCCCGTACCTTCCCCGCCCTCATCGGCAGCACCGTCACCACCGCGGTGCGCGCCGCCACCTGGATCATCGCCGGATTCAGCATCTTCGTGGTCCTCTGGATTCTGCTCGCCTCGCTGAAGACCACCAACGAGATCTTCAGCAACCCGCTGTCGCTGCCCCACACCTGGCGATGGGGCAACTTCGCCGACGCCTGGCAGGAGAGCAACTTCGGCGTGGCGCTGGTGAACACCGTCGGGCTGGTCACCGCCACCGCCCTGGGCACCGTACTGTTCGCCGCGCCGGCCGCGTACGCGCTCGCCCGGTTCAAGGTGCGCGGCACCCGGGCCATCTCCCTCGGCTTCGCCCTGGGCCTGGGCGTCCCGGCCCAGATGGTGGTGCTGCCGCTGTACGCGGCGATGAACCAGGCCGGCCTGGTGGACAGCTTCCTCGGGCTGTGGCTGATCTACGTCGGCACCTCGCTGCCGTTCGCCGTGTTCTTCCTGACCAGCTTCTTCGCCTCGCTGCCGCGCGAACTGGAGGAGGCGGCGTCCCTCGACGGCGCCTCACCGCTGCGCACCTTCCGCTCGATCATGTTCCCGCTGGCGCGTTCCGGGATCGTCACCCTGCTGATCCTCAACGTCGTCGCCCACTGGAGCGAGACCACCTTCGCACTGGTCTTCCTGCAGAGCTCGATCAACGACACCCTCCCGCTGGCGCTCATCCAGTTCATGCAGCGCCTCCAGTACACCGGCGCGGACTGGGGCCAGCTCTTCGCCGGGATCGTGATCGTGCTCCTCCCGCTGCTCCTCATCTACATCTGGCTCGGCCGGCGAATCATCGAGGGACTCACCCTCGGCGCCGGAAAGTAA
- a CDS encoding carbohydrate ABC transporter permease: MTTTIRGAEDRHRTVRKGTAGNTDQDTPGGRSAPTNPLERSKRRLFGWFVIPAALLYAGFLVVPGLITVGLAFTKWSGSGPVKPVGFQNFRMLFHDPTFRSSFTNTLIILFGVGAATFVLAFMMMLALRDMRGRKFIRMVVFFPNIAPGVLLAIVWGFLFQHDGMINQILGWSGFHHPPQWLAEDNLFAVVLVGLIWINTGFYTTILMAAADRIPPYLFEECEISGANAWQRFRYVILPLTWDAVGVAAILWAISSVKIFEFLYAFAGGGGYLPPLKIWNTAVYSYSEAFASVGTPRYGTAAASSVVTMLLAACAVVLLSRVFRRESVEL, translated from the coding sequence GTGACAACGACCATCCGCGGCGCCGAGGACCGCCACCGCACCGTCCGGAAGGGGACGGCCGGGAACACCGACCAGGACACCCCGGGCGGACGCTCGGCACCCACCAACCCGCTCGAACGCTCCAAGCGGCGCCTGTTCGGCTGGTTCGTCATCCCCGCCGCCCTGCTCTACGCCGGGTTCCTGGTCGTCCCGGGCCTGATCACGGTGGGGCTCGCCTTCACCAAGTGGTCCGGCTCCGGGCCGGTCAAGCCGGTCGGCTTCCAGAACTTCCGCATGCTGTTCCACGACCCGACCTTCCGGTCGTCCTTCACCAACACCCTGATCATCCTGTTCGGCGTCGGCGCGGCGACCTTCGTGCTGGCCTTCATGATGATGCTCGCCCTGCGCGACATGCGGGGCCGCAAGTTCATCCGCATGGTGGTGTTCTTCCCGAACATCGCCCCGGGCGTGCTGCTCGCCATCGTGTGGGGATTCCTGTTCCAGCACGACGGCATGATCAACCAGATCCTCGGCTGGAGCGGATTCCACCACCCGCCCCAGTGGCTCGCCGAGGACAACCTGTTCGCCGTCGTCCTGGTCGGCCTGATCTGGATCAACACCGGCTTCTACACCACGATCCTGATGGCCGCCGCGGACCGTATCCCGCCCTACCTGTTCGAGGAGTGCGAGATCAGCGGGGCCAACGCCTGGCAGCGGTTCCGCTATGTCATCCTCCCGCTGACCTGGGACGCGGTCGGGGTCGCGGCGATCCTGTGGGCGATCAGCTCCGTCAAGATCTTCGAGTTCCTCTACGCCTTCGCCGGCGGTGGCGGCTACCTGCCGCCGCTGAAGATCTGGAACACCGCCGTCTACTCCTACTCCGAGGCGTTCGCCTCGGTCGGCACCCCCCGGTACGGAACCGCGGCGGCCTCCTCCGTGGTGACGATGCTGCTCGCCGCCTGTGCCGTCGTCCTGCTCAGCCGCGTCTTCCGCCGTGAGTCGGTGGAACTGTGA
- a CDS encoding ABC transporter substrate-binding protein, giving the protein MPETSRRAFAAAVTALAAGPLLAGCGRVVGGKKSSGGSAKGSFTFWSSWSEGEPQQKVLAQQIAAFTKDTGIKVDVQWGGRDVFAKISPTLNAGTTPFDLIDGAQRNVRSVLVSTGNALSLNDVLGKPAEGETQPLSAAVKPAYTDLVTTGGDTWMIPYEVASSGFWFNAAAHPDVAANPPKTWDELTALFQKAKAAGRAPIAQDGDIALYNLYYFAELVVNQLGPGKLRAAAGDKTGDALKDPAILAAAQRIEELVTKHYFAPGYSSSKFPALQQKWAAGKADFLYCGSWIPSETASYLARGFKPGFFPMPNVAAGDGGSPEAYLIGFTVPKKAARATEAKQFISYFMNKQRLAAIATDTANLTPRWDVAAPAVLAGVQKNLDAATKPLHGQYDGLVDYQSDWTTKVLEPLVNSLLFGKTSAKDFAAKLPEQSAAYWSNNG; this is encoded by the coding sequence ATGCCTGAAACATCTCGACGCGCCTTCGCCGCCGCGGTCACCGCGCTCGCCGCGGGCCCGCTGCTGGCCGGTTGCGGCCGCGTGGTCGGCGGCAAAAAATCCTCCGGCGGCTCCGCCAAGGGCTCCTTCACCTTCTGGTCGAGCTGGAGCGAGGGCGAGCCGCAGCAGAAGGTCCTGGCCCAGCAGATCGCCGCGTTCACCAAGGACACCGGCATCAAGGTCGACGTGCAGTGGGGCGGCCGCGACGTCTTCGCCAAGATCTCGCCGACCCTCAACGCCGGCACCACCCCGTTCGACCTGATCGACGGCGCCCAGCGCAACGTGCGCTCGGTGCTGGTCAGCACGGGCAACGCGCTGTCGCTGAACGACGTGCTCGGCAAGCCCGCCGAGGGTGAGACCCAGCCGCTGTCGGCAGCCGTCAAGCCCGCCTACACCGACCTGGTCACCACCGGCGGCGACACCTGGATGATCCCCTACGAGGTGGCCTCCTCCGGGTTCTGGTTCAACGCCGCCGCCCACCCCGACGTCGCCGCCAACCCGCCGAAGACCTGGGACGAGCTGACCGCCCTGTTCCAGAAGGCCAAGGCGGCCGGCCGCGCGCCGATCGCCCAGGACGGCGACATCGCCCTCTACAACCTCTACTACTTCGCCGAACTGGTGGTGAACCAGCTCGGCCCCGGCAAGCTGCGCGCCGCGGCCGGCGACAAGACCGGCGACGCGCTCAAGGACCCGGCGATCCTCGCCGCCGCCCAGCGGATCGAGGAACTGGTCACCAAGCACTACTTCGCGCCCGGCTACAGCAGCAGCAAGTTCCCCGCCCTCCAGCAGAAGTGGGCCGCGGGCAAGGCCGACTTCCTCTACTGCGGCTCCTGGATTCCCTCCGAGACCGCCTCCTACCTGGCACGCGGCTTCAAACCGGGCTTCTTCCCGATGCCGAACGTCGCCGCGGGCGACGGCGGCAGCCCCGAGGCGTACCTGATCGGCTTCACGGTGCCGAAGAAGGCGGCCCGCGCCACCGAGGCCAAGCAGTTCATCAGCTACTTCATGAACAAGCAGCGGCTGGCCGCCATCGCGACCGACACCGCCAACCTGACCCCGCGCTGGGACGTCGCCGCCCCCGCGGTGCTGGCCGGCGTGCAGAAGAACCTGGACGCCGCGACCAAGCCGCTGCACGGGCAGTACGACGGCCTCGTGGACTACCAGAGCGACTGGACCACCAAGGTGCTCGAACCGCTGGTGAACAGCCTCCTGTTCGGCAAGACCTCCGCCAAGGACTTCGCGGCCAAGCTGCCCGAGCAGAGCGCGGCGTACTGGTCCAACAACGGCTGA
- a CDS encoding alkaline phosphatase family protein, with product MSTPQPVADPTTAGRRPKALLIVVDGTRYDRLKAARTPAIDSVGEAGVLAPSHITDTALTLPVSGPGHASLHTGVWPDKHLVFENEFAGHDLTRYPPLFTRIGQLRPDLVTFSSADWAPINDFLIASATTRLQPEEGDPVRNDAATTRDLVHALKDRELDLAYAYFHQVDATGHAVGSDSDAYGAAIERVDGHIGDILSAVRARPTHAEEDWLVLVATDHGQTGDLHGGDEETTRTAWIAASASWIDAGIARARTWRQVDIVPSVLRHFAIPVDPAWGLDGVPIGTPGQDPFDTVAVPEGATSTEQVPAGWSRLERTPDCGDPGYRGWRLIRQQDWAREDGGRGRGSFVRSRDMIAVADSRRWGGTGDFDSTLCSPWTPVTPGARFTVSFLSHYRLWNAIPEFGATVHAEFDDGSTHRLWLRLRPEPQLSTPLTLSGHCPDGAGQVRIAWRLVDPGTRGYWAISAPEIAVATA from the coding sequence ATGAGTACCCCCCAACCCGTAGCGGACCCGACCACCGCGGGCCGGCGCCCGAAGGCGCTGCTGATCGTCGTGGACGGCACGCGCTACGACCGGCTGAAGGCCGCGCGTACCCCGGCGATCGACTCGGTCGGCGAGGCCGGCGTGCTGGCCCCCTCCCACATCACCGACACCGCCCTCACGCTGCCGGTGTCCGGCCCCGGCCACGCGAGCCTGCACACCGGGGTCTGGCCGGACAAGCACCTGGTGTTCGAGAACGAGTTCGCCGGCCACGACCTCACCCGGTACCCGCCGCTGTTCACCCGGATCGGCCAACTGCGGCCGGACCTGGTGACGTTCAGCAGCGCGGACTGGGCACCGATCAACGACTTCCTGATCGCGTCGGCCACCACCAGGCTCCAGCCGGAGGAGGGCGACCCGGTCCGCAACGACGCCGCCACCACCCGGGACCTCGTGCACGCCCTGAAGGACCGGGAACTCGACCTGGCCTACGCCTACTTCCATCAGGTCGACGCCACCGGTCACGCCGTCGGGTCCGACTCGGACGCGTACGGCGCCGCGATCGAGCGGGTCGACGGCCACATCGGCGACATCCTCTCCGCCGTGCGGGCCCGCCCGACCCACGCCGAGGAGGACTGGCTGGTCCTGGTCGCCACCGACCACGGCCAGACCGGAGACCTGCACGGCGGCGACGAGGAGACCACCAGGACCGCGTGGATCGCGGCGAGTGCCTCCTGGATCGACGCCGGCATCGCCCGCGCCCGCACCTGGCGGCAGGTGGACATCGTCCCCTCGGTCCTGCGGCACTTCGCGATCCCGGTGGACCCCGCGTGGGGCCTGGACGGCGTCCCGATCGGCACCCCCGGCCAGGACCCCTTCGACACCGTCGCCGTCCCCGAGGGCGCGACCTCGACCGAGCAGGTGCCGGCCGGCTGGTCCCGGCTGGAGCGCACCCCGGACTGCGGCGATCCCGGATACCGCGGATGGCGGCTGATCCGGCAGCAGGACTGGGCACGCGAGGACGGCGGCCGGGGCCGGGGCTCCTTCGTCCGCAGCCGGGACATGATCGCCGTCGCCGACTCCCGGCGCTGGGGCGGCACCGGCGACTTCGACTCCACCCTCTGCTCGCCGTGGACCCCGGTCACCCCCGGGGCGCGGTTCACGGTGTCGTTCCTGAGCCACTACCGCCTGTGGAACGCCATCCCCGAGTTCGGCGCCACCGTGCACGCCGAGTTCGACGACGGCAGCACCCACCGGCTCTGGCTGCGGCTGCGGCCCGAGCCGCAGCTCAGCACGCCGCTGACGCTCAGCGGACACTGCCCCGACGGCGCGGGCCAGGTCCGGATCGCCTGGCGGCTGGTCGACCCCGGCACCCGCGGCTACTGGGCGATCAGCGCGCCCGAGATCGCCGTGGCCACCGCCTGA
- a CDS encoding acetylxylan esterase encodes MPLFDLPPSELAGYLGDLPEPEDFDAFWERTIAATRALPLDLALAEVETPWRLVDTYDVSFAGFGGAPIKAWLTVPAGATGPLPAVVQYHGHTRGRGFPHTDLLWATAGYAHFSMDNRGQGSGSGGPGAGTPDPDAAAGLPHAPGYLTLGITDPETFFYRRLYTDAARLLQAAAATELVDPARIIVTGASQGGGIALAAAALAAHVDVDLLGVAADVPYLCAFPRAVALADRRPYDEVTAYLAAWRDRTETVYRTLSYFDGALLGLRASAPALFSVGLMDRTCPPSSVYAAFNRYGAHSAGPVEKSINVYGHNGHEGGGDYQTAAQAEFFARLVHQAVRRSHG; translated from the coding sequence GTGCCGCTCTTCGACCTCCCACCGTCCGAACTCGCCGGCTACCTCGGCGACCTCCCCGAGCCCGAGGACTTCGACGCCTTCTGGGAGCGTACGATCGCGGCCACCCGCGCGCTTCCGCTGGACCTCGCCCTCGCCGAGGTGGAGACGCCGTGGCGGCTCGTCGACACCTATGACGTCTCCTTCGCGGGATTCGGCGGCGCCCCGATCAAGGCGTGGCTGACCGTGCCGGCGGGGGCGACGGGCCCGCTGCCGGCGGTCGTGCAGTACCACGGGCACACGCGCGGCCGGGGCTTCCCGCACACCGACCTGCTGTGGGCCACGGCCGGATACGCGCACTTCTCCATGGACAACCGGGGCCAGGGCAGCGGCTCCGGCGGGCCCGGCGCCGGCACCCCCGATCCGGACGCGGCCGCGGGACTGCCGCACGCCCCGGGCTACCTGACGCTCGGGATCACCGACCCGGAGACCTTCTTCTACCGCCGCCTCTACACCGACGCCGCCCGCCTGCTCCAGGCCGCCGCGGCCACCGAACTGGTGGACCCGGCCCGGATCATCGTGACCGGCGCCAGCCAGGGCGGCGGGATCGCCCTCGCCGCGGCCGCGCTGGCCGCGCACGTCGACGTGGACCTGCTGGGCGTCGCGGCCGACGTGCCGTACCTGTGCGCCTTCCCCCGCGCGGTCGCGCTGGCCGACCGGCGGCCCTACGACGAGGTGACCGCGTACCTCGCGGCGTGGCGGGACCGGACCGAGACCGTCTACCGCACCCTGTCCTACTTCGACGGCGCGCTGCTCGGCCTACGCGCGAGCGCCCCCGCCCTGTTCTCGGTCGGGCTGATGGACCGCACCTGCCCGCCCTCCTCGGTGTACGCCGCGTTCAACCGCTACGGCGCGCACTCCGCGGGTCCGGTCGAGAAGTCGATCAACGTCTACGGACACAACGGCCACGAGGGCGGCGGGGACTACCAGACCGCGGCCCAGGCGGAGTTCTTCGCCCGGCTCGTCCACCAAGCCGTGAGGAGATCCCACGGATGA
- a CDS encoding phosphonatase-like hydrolase, with amino-acid sequence MPESVQLVCLDMAGTTVEDGGAVLAAFHEALPVAGFTPGSPEHAAAVAYALETMGQSKIAVFRVLTRGDEDRAARANQAFEQAYARSVAENGVAPLPGAADAIERMRAAGRQVVLTTGFSPATRDQILDELGWRDLVTLALSPVDAGRGRPYPDMLLTALLRTGTESVTRLAAVGDTTSDLLAGHRAGAAVVAGVRTGTHTDADFATVPHTHVLGSVADLPDLLNAYDGALV; translated from the coding sequence ATGCCCGAATCCGTACAGCTGGTCTGCCTCGACATGGCCGGCACGACCGTCGAGGACGGCGGCGCTGTTCTCGCGGCCTTCCACGAGGCGCTGCCCGTGGCCGGGTTCACCCCGGGGAGCCCCGAGCACGCCGCTGCGGTCGCCTACGCGCTGGAGACCATGGGCCAGTCGAAGATCGCGGTCTTCCGGGTGCTGACCCGGGGCGACGAGGACCGTGCCGCCCGCGCGAACCAGGCGTTCGAGCAGGCGTACGCGCGCTCCGTGGCCGAGAACGGCGTCGCTCCGCTGCCGGGCGCGGCCGACGCCATCGAGCGGATGCGCGCCGCCGGCCGCCAGGTCGTCCTGACCACCGGCTTCTCCCCGGCCACCCGCGATCAGATCCTCGACGAGCTGGGCTGGCGCGACCTGGTCACCCTCGCCCTGTCGCCGGTCGACGCCGGCCGCGGCCGCCCCTACCCGGACATGCTGCTCACCGCGCTCCTGCGCACCGGCACCGAGTCCGTCACCCGACTCGCCGCCGTCGGTGACACGACCAGCGACCTGCTGGCCGGGCACCGCGCGGGTGCGGCAGTGGTGGCGGGGGTGCGGACCGGCACCCACACCGACGCGGACTTCGCGACCGTGCCCCACACGCACGTCCTCGGCAGCGTGGCGGACCTGCCCGACCTCCTCAACGCCTACGACGGGGCCCTCGTGTGA